The stretch of DNA GCTATCCGCCTGGAACTGTAGGTTCTCCGTTTTGTCAACCAGAAGTTCGATCTTCTCTCCTCTGTCCAGAACCTGTGTTTCACAGCAACAAGAGAACCATCAAAACAAAGCCTGCATCACCTCATCGTTTCATTCTCCTAATTCGCGTCTAATAATAACACATGCTGTTtcagagaaaaaggaaaaaccgATCTGTTGGTGATGCTATGAAAAAATCTGAAGTTACTTTGTTTGCTTAACCTTTTCCAGCaccaaaaaaactgaattttcttTAAACTTACTGGCAGTTACTTTGTTTCTAACATTATTGACCTCAAACAAAAAGCAAATAGAAACATAATCTATAGCAAAAAGTGAAAGATGATATATCGTCTTGCATCAGTACTATAGCGCAATCCATTCCTTCCGATGATGAGAAGCAGGGGGTTCATGCTATAATGATCCTATTTAGACATCCCGACTAAATTCTTATGGAGATGTATATGAACCAAGCAGGTCAAACGGCATAAGATGGGTCTGGAAAATCTACTCAAGCTGCGTGCAATTTCTTGCTTTCTAACAGGCTTAGATACTCAAGCCCAATATGTCACAATTTTAAACGACGACAGGGATCTTGGCAAGAAAACACAGAGAGTAATTTGCAAACGATACAACTTATCAAATATAGGCTAATGAAGGAATGGTTGTGAGAAAAGCAATTGATACTTTGATCCAGTAAAACTACCATTTATTTGGTGTCAAATATATCTTGTAAGTATCTTTCCTACAGTACTTTTCTGTTGTTGCAGTATCATGTGGATATAAATGCTACCACCTTAAACTAAAAGTGCAAGTTCGGCATGCAACTGTTAATTTAAATGTCTCAGTTTGTTCATCTTTCCTACAAACGACAAAAGCATACCTTCTCAATGTTGTCCATCATGATCCCCTTGACCTCAGTTATTTGGGCCTTCAACTTCGATAGTTTGCTCATCTCTTCTGGATGGGTCATACAATACTGCATATGCTCCTTAAGTATAGGCCTatcagagagaaaagaaaaagatttcagAACATAGTTGCAATGCTAAAAAAATGACTAATATCAGATAGTTATGGCTATAGACAAACCCGAACTCCCTGTCAAGATTGTATGCAATGCTAAACCGATCTCCAAACAAATCctcatcttcgtcatcatcagCAAGAGGATGTCGCTCGTCGTTCTTTATACTCGCCTCATACCGCTTATTAAAGTCATCCTTAACCCGTTCAAGAAACACAAAAGGAACACTTCTTCCGGTAGACTCATCAGCAACCACAAGAAACActataatatatacacacacaatcACAGTGCATCATCAAACCAGAAGATTAAAATAGCTTCAAGTCTTCAGACTAACTAACAAGTATTAGAATAGGGAAAACATACCAAAACCATTGTCGATAAGGAAATTAAAAGTGTGACCATCGCAAGAGTAAGTGTACTTGCTGCTATTAGTGGGAAGCTTCTGAAGACATTGAACAGCTAAGGTGCTAAAGTTGCCAGAGTAAGGAGTATGCTCCGCTAGAACAACAGTTCCTTTAGCAACGAAGCTATAAATCAAACCCTTTtgactcattttttttataggaacTCGTTAAGCCTCTTAAGAAGTCAACCAAAAACCACAATCAGATCTGAAATGCGAAACCAAACACGGAATCATAATCCAGAAATATAATGGGGAAAAAACAATTCAAGTATTATTATAGATCACTATGTAAAATCaagataaaaccctaaaaaacccAGATAAGGGAACTAAAGATCGCAACATCGGGAGAGAGCGATCCAAAATTGAGAAAAGATTACCACTAATCAGAAAACGTGTTCTGCTGCTTCGATTTAGGTTTAAAGAATCGACGCAAATTACAAAGATCGGCGCTATTTTAGTCGCGGAAGAGAGAAGAATACAGATAGATGAACGGAGAAGACGAAATTGAAGGAGAAATCAAACAAAGGAGCAGAACAAAGATGGaacgtagagagagagagagagagaggagtacCTTGAGAGACTTGTTTGTTGGCTTGGTGATGAAGAGATTAGGCTCAAATTCTCAGGAAttgctagagagagagagagagagatgtgctTAATatctgaagatgatgatgaaaatggcattatttaattataatgcTCTGATTAATTCTCTTAATCACAAAAGCTTACGTACAACATActttggtttgattgtttccGGTTTCGTTTCTCGGTTTACGGAAGTAGCGGGTTAAATCTGAAACCATCATATCTATTTCGCCTCGGTTTGGTTTAGCTATTTCCGGTTTGATTTCGTTTCATATTTGCTTTTTGGATATCTTATGATGTGTGAATTCATCAAATCTTGAATTTGTTAAATCCGCAAATCACAAACTGAGAATTGATGAAAACGTACGTACACgctaaacaaagttgaaaatcTAAAcgataatgttttaatttatcaaatactTTTTACAGTCCCAAAAGCTGCGAAGTATTAGATGAACCAAAATCTGAAAAAAGCAGTAAAGTTTGGAGTTAAGTAGCACAAACTGGaaaacacacccaaaaaaacACAGTGTGACTGCACTACACTGCTTTCAAAAAGTAATCCCAAACTGCTTTCAGCATGTCTGAAACACACTTCCTCTCCACATTTTCCTCCTGAAAATTTGTAAACATAACTTGTTTAACAATTAACATCACTAGCTACAACTCTAGAAGCatgaattggttttttttttctataaaaaaaaaacgttaccTTTACTAGTATAGTGCTCAAGGCTTTAACTTTGAGATCCACTTCCCTTGTGGTTTCTCCAACTCCAGTTCTGAAATCATATCTGTCAGCCTCTATGATCTGAAGCTTGAGAGTTTCGTTTTTGTATGTCGTAGTTACGGTATGCCAAACGCCACAGACATTGTATCGATCCGCACAAGAAGATTTCCCAAGAGGCCACTTTAACCCGCCTCTCACATTTGGATCTATCACCGCTGAATCTGTCAGATCTTTAAGATTCTTAATCTCAGTCTCCTGGATACAGTCAAAGAGATCCATGTTTCACATTTTCAAACTATACCACTTTGTTTTGGatactatatatgtatggaaTAGATAAAGTAAAAACTCACAGAGAGATTGGTTAATGTCCTTTTTGAGTCAACTAGCAACCTCATGTCAAGATCTTGATCAAGGCATGATACGTCAAGATTTAAGTGCCTCAAAGCATTAAGCTCAgcctgaattaaaaaaaaaagcaaacaaaagcTTCAATATGATTCTCTGAAAAAATGTGGTAAGAGAGAAGACGAAAAGACTAATTACCTTGTAAAAACTGAGTCCTTTATTTTGTTGGTCCACCATACATTTACAGGAGATGGTTACATCAGGACGTGTGTTGTCTGATACCTACTTATGAAAACCAGAAACCAAGCCTCCAAAatcttaaaaactaaaattataaacacaaatcatgaatcttacaaaacaaaattaaaccaccTTCACATGATACAACTCCTTGGGTTCTTCAACACAGAATCCCATATTGTGTACTACTCCAAAGCCAATGTTCTCGAAATAAGACTTTGGGACATCTGTAATCAAAGTTTTCCTCAATTTTTCCAATATGCTTTGAGTTAACGGACCATCTGTTAGAGCTTCTGATGAACTAACACTGCATCAATTTGATAAGATTGGAACTGGTAAACTCGTTTATTCgacatatcaaaaaaaaaaaaaaaaactcaattaacgAGAAAATGCCCAAACCACAGAGTCCCTAACTCCTTATGCCTAAAATGATGGCTCTCTAGCTAACCGACTCAACTATATATTACAAGCTGTCAACACATTACAATGCTCTTAGACTAACACAAGTCTTATTACTAACCAACCATGTAAAACAGAGTTAGTTGTGTGTGTGTCTGAGAAAGTAAATGGaataaaaattaaggaaaagtGAAAAGTTGTTTTAACCATGGAAAACAACTTTTCCAAACCGAGCAATCAGTCTTGGTTTGACATCCTCTGATCCATAACGTAGCAACGTCTTTTTTGCCCTATCAAATCCTATTATAAGATCATCTTCCACCTTCTCTGTCAACCATAACCATGGAGTATCCAGTTTTCCAATCTCACTCTTCGTTAAGATTGCCAAAGACTTTTCTTCAGCGTCCCTCCTCCATAATGAAGAAACAGGCACCAGTTGAAAGTTGTTGTCCTCTGATTCTAAACAAACGAGAAACCATCTAGTAATGCAATCCTTCGCGTTGATGAACTTTGTATCAGCACTCCCGAGGTTTTTATTAAGCTTCGGACGAAGAGAAGGTGGAACAGAGGATCCTCTCATTCCTACATTTTCATGTCGTTTATGTGGTGGTACGTAAGACATATTCTctgaataaaaacaaacatatacaagaaaaaattaaacctcaatgccaaaacaaaaagcatgtGTCCGAGCCACGAGTATGAGATTGAGAAGAAGTAACAAAAAGCGTACCTTTTTAACAGCTCAAGTACCTGTTTAGATACTCACATGAAGAACAAGGATCACAGAAGAGGAAACTGAGAAGGCGCAGTGTAACTGAAGTGGAAGAGACGTGACGGTTTGGTCTATTTATCACTAGCACTTTAGTCTTGGAAATGTgcataatattaaatttaacatATCATGATGACTCATAAAGTCTAATTAGAACAGTAtcattttataagaaaataaaaattatatcatctaattataagaaaaaaaattcttataaaaaatttgtaaaattttcaatttataagaaaaaattgtataatctaACAGTTtcattttgtaagaaaaaagaaaatctgtATGAAAATGGAACAGTTTCACAAAGTCTAATtagagtaaaaagaaaaatctcttttcttctataaaatttgtatgaaaaatTTGTTGCAAAAGAAGTTGGCCGTACTCTACGCAATTCAAATACTAAACCTCATTctttactcctttttttttacatttgtcaGTCTATTTCTCTAGTCTAGATCATTGTTAGGCCGTTTGAAATTTAACTAGTATTGTTAGAAAATATgaacaacataaaccaaaattcaagatggtttgaaattttgttgataaaatgtttttatttgccAGCCCCAATTTTACCTTAGTTTATTAAAactaatcaatttttaaaaaaaaaattcagaaatttaACCTATTGCAAAAGATATATTAACTGTTTTAAACACAGTTTAGACTATTGTCAAGGTAGTTTTTAGACGTTATATAAcgattattttgtattttttagattatatagttttatattaaatatatatatattaggaccGTTTTAAACGACTATCAGAGTTCGTGTATCTCCTTCGATCATAAGTAAAGCTAAATGATAAAAACTAGATTTTCTactttacatatgttttaattatatattttatacgaAGCTTTTAGATCGGTACGTGATAGTAATATGacaattttttactttatttttttaattaagcatTTTATAAGATAAGCTTTTAGATCGGTATGTGTTAGTGATCCgacaatttttttactttttttttgttaataaaagattagctcaaacgagccaattgggaggaaagttgtttacaaacagAACATGATGCGGAGAAACACGCGCTTTGCATGCCAGAGAGTCCATGCTTACATTTGCACTTCTAGGGATAAAAGCTTTCATACAATAACTTTTTAGATCGATACGTACAAATCATCTTAtaatttctttactttatatCGATACTTATTAATCATCCAAAGATTTGTTTCTAAACACTGGATACATCCTACTTACAGTATAATACAGCTCATTCGAGACacgttataacttataactaatATGAAgtgtttaagaaaaatatagacgaataaacaaatttataattttaataggtAAAATTAACACATTTACAACTCAtacacacaaatttaaaagtaGACAAAATtattcaactttatttttttgcaaatttatttcttttatagaataaaaccaaaacatattcatttttaattgcAGAAAATTGAATGTAGAATTAAAATTGTTGacccaaataaaaaattatagtattgacACATTGATTACTATTTCGCCTCGGTTTGGTTTAGCTATTTCTGGTTTGCTTCGTTTCATATTTGCTTTTTGGATATCTTATGATGTGTGAATTCATCAAATCTTGAATTTGTTAAATCCGCAAATCACAACTGAGAATTGATGAAAACGTACACgctaaacaaagttgaaaatcTAAACGATAATGTTTTAAATATCAAATACTTTTTCCAATCCAAAAGATGCAAAGTATTAGATGaaccaaaaactgaaaaaaaaagcagCAAAGTTTGGAGTAAAGTATATAGCACAAACTggaaaacacaccaaaaaacaCAGTGTGACTGCATTACACTGCTTTCAAAAAGTAATCCCAAACTGCTTTCAGACAATCTTTCAGCATGTCTGAAACACACTTCTTCTCCACATTTTCCTCCTGAAAATTTGTAAACATAACTTGTTTAACATGACTACAACTCTAGAAGCATGAATTTAAAAAAACGTTACCTTTACTAGCATAGTGCTCAAGGCTTTAACTTTGAGTTCAACTTCCCTTGTGGTTCCTCCAACTCCACTTCTGAAATCATATCTGTCAGCCTCTATGATCTGAAGCATGAGAGTTTGGTTTCTGTATGTAGTAGTTACGGTATGCCAAACGCCACAGACGTTGTATCGATCCGCACAAGAAGATTTCCCAAGAGGCCACTTTAACCCACCTTTCACATTTGGATCTATCACCGCTGAATCTGTCAGCTCTTTAAGATTCTTAATCTCAGTCTCCTGGATACAGTCAAAGATCCATGTTTCACATTTTCAAACTATACCACTTTGTTTTGGATACTACGTACGGAATAGATAAAGTAAAAACTCACCGAGAGATTGGTTAATGTCCTTTTTGAGTCAACCATCAACCTCATGTCAAGTTCTTGATCAAGGCATGAGACGTCAAGAACTAAGTGCCTCAAAACATTAAGGTCAGCCTGATGAACAAGAAAACGGAAGTTTCATAATATCATGTCTGAAAGTACTGAAAATgtggaaagagagaagagggagGAACTTGCCTTGTACATATTAAGTCGTTTATGTTGATGGTCCACCTTACATCTACAGTAGATGGTTACACCAGGACGAGTGTTGTCCAATACCTGAAAAACCAAACCTCAAAATCTTCAAATAATGAAACCAAAGACATACATTATATTAAATcttaacaaaagagaaacagaacaaCGAAAAAACCACACATTGACGAGATACAACTCCTTGGTCTTTTCAACACAAAATCTCATATCAGGTACAACTCCATACTCAATGTTTTCCACATAAGACTTTGGGACATTTGTTTGGAAAGATTTCTTCCATTTATTTAGTGTCCTCTCTTCAACCAACGGACAATCTCTTACGGTTTCTGATGATCCATATAATAAAGTGTTTGTGCTAGGTTGCATTTTTGATCTAGGCTCACTGCACCAATTTGATAAGTTCGAAACAGTAAAGTAAAACTACATTAgtcaaat from Camelina sativa cultivar DH55 chromosome 9, Cs, whole genome shotgun sequence encodes:
- the LOC104712009 gene encoding vesicle-associated membrane protein 727-like — protein: MSQKGLIYSFVAKGTVVLAEHTPYSGNFSTLAVQCLQKLPTNSSKYTYSCDGHTFNFLIDNGFVFLVVADESTGRSVPFVFLERVKDDFNKRYEASIKNDERHPLADDDEDEDLFGDRFSIAYNLDREFGPILKEHMQYCMTHPEEMSKLSKLKAQITEVKGIMMDNIEKVLDRGEKIELLVDKTENLQFQADSFQRQGRQLRRKMWLQSLQMKLMVAGAVFSFILIVWVVACGGFKCSS
- the LOC104712010 gene encoding uncharacterized protein LOC104712010, giving the protein MSYVPPHKRHENVGMRGSSVPPSLRPKLNKNLGSADTKFINAKDCITRWFLVCLESEDNNFQLVPVSSLWRRDAEEKSLAILTKSEIGKLDTPWLWLTEKVEDDLIIGFDRAKKTLLRYGSEDVKPRLIARFGTLTDGPLTQSILEKLRKTLITDVPKSYFENIGFGVVHNMGFCVEEPKELYHVKVSDNTRPDVTISCKCMVDQQNKGLSFYKAELNALRHLNLDVSCLDQDLDMRLLVDSKRTLTNLSETEIKNLKDLTDSAVIDPNVRGGLKWPLGKSSCADRYNVCGVWHTVTTTYKNETLKLQIIEADRYDFRTGVGETTREVDLKVKALSTILVKEENVERKCVSDMLKAVWDYFLKAV
- the LOC104715651 gene encoding uncharacterized protein LOC104715651 — encoded protein: MSYVPPHKRHENVAVRASPVPTSLPTKPNKNLWSRDRTIIYADDWISRLLLVGSNGDDSFQLVPVSSEWRRDTEEKSLVILTKSNYIKPENPWLWVAAKVEDDLILGFGRAKKMLLRYGSEDVKVKLRLIARFGKVLDCPLVEERTLNKWKKSFQTNVPKSYVENIEYGVVPDMRFCVEKTKELYLVNVLDNTRPGVTIYCRCKADLNVLRHLVLDVSCLDQELDMRLMVDSKRTLTNLSETEIKNLKELTDSAVIDPNVKGGLKWPLGKSSCADRYNVCGVWHTVTTTYRNQTLMLQIIEADRYDFRSGVGGTTREVELKVKALSTMLVKEENVEKKCVSDMLKDCLKAVWDYFLKAV